DNA sequence from the Vicia villosa cultivar HV-30 ecotype Madison, WI linkage group LG3, Vvil1.0, whole genome shotgun sequence genome:
ttctttcagcaataatcaattaatttcttGCGTCAAATTCTTCCAATTATCTACtacatcttttctcttttctctataTTATCAAGAATCTCATTTGCCTCAACAAAATCAGTCTGATTTaaaaagaagaggaaatagaCGTTAGTGTGAGGTTGAGACTCCATTGATGACATTATAGACCTACGAGAATCTCGGAAAAAGATTTTATGGTTGTGATAATTTTAAGTTGACGAGGAAAAAATGATGTAACTATTTTGAATGGATTGATGAAGACATGAACAACTTTTGTTCACTGCGGTAAAGCGACCAACAaaagattggaagtattccaaattttatcgtatccacaggaaTCGATGCGAGGAAAAGAatgtcattcaacagtttccGCATTTCTGAGCTTGACTTTTAATGGTTTAAAGCTTAAATTGCGTAAAGTAAATTatgaacaagaaaataaatgCATTCTTTAAAGAAGAGAGAACCCATCGGGTAAATTTTATCAACCCTTCAAATACTTAAACTTATTACTCAATTGCACTCAACCTAAATTACTCGTCAATATCATCACGTATCACTCACAACAGAAGTTATATCTAACGCAAAATTGAGATATCAACCATTTTGATCTCGTCGGCGATGTCTCGCGCAACTCAACCAATATGGAGGCATTAAGATCGATACCCACTGAAATTACTAAGCCTAAATCTATCTCTTGAATCTAGAACCTAGCAAATATTCATCCAAGAACAAGATTTGAGGAGTATATTTCTATAGCAACTCAAATCCAAGCATAAATCAAAAACAAGGTTAAACATCATCATTGATTTGTAAACTAGATTTTATATAATGCCATGAgcaacaaatgtacatacaaaaTGAGTAGACTTGCATACAAAACACCAACAAATGAGGGtacaaagagaagaaagaagaagatgaacaagagccTCTCTAAGGAGTTAGCATTGACTTTGATTTGCAGCACATACTCAATGACGAAGCGACTGCcttttttcattgatttcaactaaACTCTAATTATCTATCGCTCGCTTTCATTTACGTATTGAAGTATCGATGATTTTTTCCCCAAATTTTAAATGCATGTTTGCACGACAAAACTCTAGGTAACACCAATTCAGATATAATCGATATACCAACCATATAAATAAGGCTTGATCTTGCACAATCTATGACTCATGTTCTTCAGAAATCTTACTTCGAGATGATCATGATTTGCCTTGAACTTTAGCGGAATGTGGGGATTTAAAACCCGTTAATGCATTTTCTGTGTAAAAATCACTCTCTCAACTTGTTGGTTCTAAAGATGATAGTACAGAATATGAACTGAGTTCTTAAATGAAAGAGTGAAAGCCTATTAGTGTTAACGGTTAGTTGTTACGTGTAACAAAATTGACTAAAGTAGCGGAAATAGATCGTTAAGATGATTGATACAtgttaaattcaatggaaactcATCTTCCTTGAATATTTCATTATGATTGATCAAAATATAAATGAGCTAGGGTGCTGTCTTTCGTACTGTATACACACCGATTCAGTCTTGAGTTCCGCATAACAACTTTTGCAGTATGCGTTTTATGTACATCAGCTACACACACTAAATAGCACTCATACATGCATGATCTATACTACAACACTAGCCTAATACATCTCACCGTAAGAACTGCTCTAATGCTCTAATAAAGAtcaatatttgaaaaatatagttATAATAAATAACAATTGTTTTTAAGGCATAAGAAAGTTCGCTACGATAATACATCTGTTCCTGAATGAATTATTTCTTATATTGCAAATAACACAAAAAGTAACATTGTAATTAGTAATTACTCGTCTATACAAAAATTTCTGATTAACATAACCTTAATTGCAATGTCAAATACTAAAATCCATTTGAGCACAcaggaaaaaaaggaaaataattaaataacaatatatatttttctataaataaCTTTTATTTAAAACTTTGACCAAATAAATATACCTCATATCTTTTTCTGAATTATACATATCTTATTGTataagtttttctttttcttaaataATCAAAAGCAAACttcaattcaaaataaaataaagaaaagcaaGAAGTAAAGCATGAAGAACAATGACAAGTATCCAAGAGTactcttaatttaaaaaaacaccaAAATTCACAATCAGTCATTGCCCCAAACAACGTCATAAATATAATCAATTTGTGTctcactctcactctctctctctctctcatccaGCTAGCTCGAATCTTCCATCTTGAATTTCACGAGCAAGCATAAACTTAAACCCTCCATTAAGCTTTCTCcgtcaaaccaaaccgcacttcAAACCAAATCCACTACATTACCGCCACAACAACAACCATCAAACCTTAACTAAAAAAAACATGTCCGTCGCATGTGGCGTAGAGTGTGTTTTAGTCTTCGGCTGCGCGCGTTGGCTATGGAAACGCTGCACATACATCGGCTCCTACGACAGCGCCACGTGGCCATCCGCCACCGCCGTCGAATTCGAGCCGGTGCCACGCGTCTGCAGAATCATCCTCGCTATCTACGAACCCGATCTCAAGAACCCCCAGCATTACCAGCCTGCAAACGGGTATCGTTTGAATCCCGACTGGGTTGTAAAGCGCGTGAGTTATCTAGAAACTGAGGGCCACGCGCCGCCGTATATAATCTACGTCGATCATGATAATCGCGAGATTGTGATGGCTGTGCGTGGACTTAATTTAGCTAAGGAGAGTGACTATAAGCTGCTGTTGGATAATAAACTGGGGAGACAGATGTTTGATGGGGGGTATGTTCATCATGGTTTGTTGAAATCTGCGGTTTGGTTGTTGAATAAGGAATCGGAGACGTTGAAGAGGTTGTGGGAGGAGAATGGGAGTGAGTATGGGATGGTTTTTGCGGGGCATTCGTTGGGGTCTGGTGTGGTTTCTTTGCTGAGTATTCTTGTTGTGAATCATAGGGAGCGTTTGGGTGGGATTCCGAAAGAGAAGATTAGGTGTTATGCTATTGCTCCGGCAAGGTGTATGTCGCTTAATTTGGCGGTTAAATATGCTAATGTTATTCATTCCATTGTGTTGCAGGTTAGTTTGTTTCTTCATTGTTCTTACTCTGTGCTACTTCACATTTAGCTCTAGTACTGCTATTGTTGGCTGTATTGTATGCTTTGTTGTATTATATGCTTTATATGTTTTAAGGACAAATTTGTCTGTAATTGCAAATATGCAGAGACTAACTACTGACAAATTAGTCCTTGGAGGATCTAAATTTCATAGGAAGATTAGTGTCTGTAGTATTGACAATGATGTGAGATTGGCATGGAGATCATAATCATTGGTCTAATCCAACAACATCGAGATAACCTTATATTTTCCTGGATTTAGATTGGATCCCCTACAAATGTTCTCGCTCTAGATCTAACAATTCTCATAGCCCCCAAACCAAGTTTTCCGGATCAATATCTGTAAAACTTATGCTTCTGCACTGTGGCGgatgcataactttttatttATGGGGAAAGAAAATAACCTATAATATTTACACAAGAAAAACATTACTATAGTAAATGTCCAAGTTGGTTTTTGAGTAAAAAACGAGACTTATATTTGGACCTTGTCAGAATGGTATAAGCTTATACAATAGTGCAAGTCATAAGTATTGAATTCATATACACTGTCAATTTATTATCATCTTCTGGTCATTAGAAACATCTAACTTGTATCATAACCACTTCAAGAGTCATAAGTTTCATTCTAATGTGTTGACATTAGAAACATTTTACTTGCATAATAACCACTTCAAGAGTCATACAAGTTTCGTTCTAATGTGTTGACATTAGAAGCATTTTACTTGTATCATAACCACTTCAAGAGTCATACAAGTTTCATTCTAATGTGTTGACATTAGAAACTGTTGACTTGTATCATACCCACTTCAAGATTCATAAACAAATTTTCGTTCTAATGTGTTGATAGTGTAGAACTTTTTACACTAACAGGGCATGAAAATTAAACTCAAATCAAAATAGTCTATAATTCGCTTTGTTTATTGGTGCAGGATGATTTCTTGCCAAGAACAGCGACTCCATTGGAAGATATATTCAAATCAATATTCTGGTTAGTAACACTCGTTGGATTTCAACTTTCACGTGTGTGATTTATTCTTGTTTTTCTCATGTTTGCTATTGAGCATAGCAAAATGCGATAATGGTCTCTTAAACCAGGTGTTGATGATTTAAACAGCTTGCCTTGCTTATTATTCTTGGTTTGCTTGAGGGATACCTTCATACCCGAGGATCGAAAGCTAAGAGATCCGAGAAGACTTTACGCACCTGGACGAATGTACCATATTGTGGAAAGAAAATTTTGCAGGTATTGACTTGCAAGCAGGTTTTATTTTTTCATTCCAATCTCCTATATAGTAACAATGGCTCGCATAAGATGAAAATATCCCATATTATTGATATAGCCTTAGGAATAGTTCGTTTAGTGCGACATTGATATCATACATATACATTGCTAATAATGAAGTCCTTGTCGGTTGGTGAACACAACAGATGTGGAAGATTTCCTCCTGAAGTGAGGACTGCTATTCCTGTTGATGGAAGATTTGAGCATATTGTCTTGTCCTGCAACACAACTGCCGATCATGCAATTATTTGGATTGAAAGGGAGGCAGAGAAAGCCTTACAAGTAAGAAATACCATCTTGTAAAAATTTATGCAGCACTGACACTTCAAATTGAAGGTTTGTCAGTGTTTGACACCCCTACAATACTGACACAGATGGTTACGTCCAATCACTTCCATTATTGTAATTATTACTAATATCTATGTGTCAGTCAGTGTTCGTGTTCTTGTTGGTGCTTCATATATCAAAATATTGTTCGAATTCTCTTTATTAACCCTTTTCCACATTTAATGAATTGTTGGtttttcacgttcttcgtgtagTTAATGAAGGACCAAGACAGCATCAAAACTGTGACAGTCCCACCAACGGTACAAAAGTTCGAGAGATTGAAGACGATAGAAAAAGAGCATAAAGATGCTCTTGAAAGGGCTGTAAGCTTAAATGTACCTCATGCAGTGGACACTGCAGAGAAAGAACCATCTGGAAACAATGAAGGTGAGGCAGCATCCACTAGTAATGGCAACAAAGAAGCCGAAGCCGCCTCAAGTACTGAATCAAAACCTAGTGGTGGAAGATTAAATTGGGAAGAGGTTGTTGAAAAGCTATTGAAGAAGAATAAAACAGGAGACGAACATATTGAAGAGGATACAAATGTCCCACATTGACATCTTCGTGTTTAGGTTAGACATCAACTCAACAACAATTATTATATTTGGTTCTTTTTTGTCTTATAGGCATTCTTGAGTTTGTAAATTAGAATGTAAAAAAAGATAGTTACAAATAATTAAGAGAGGGTGTTATTCCATTTGGTTTTGTTGTGATAGTATTGATATAAAACCTGagattttatttgtatatatttgtgaaatTGACATGGATGGATACATTATTTTCATGTTATGGAATGGCCTATTTTCAGTTGTGGATGTTATGCAATACAGTATTCCAATTTTCTTTGGCCCGTCAACGATTATAGTGGTCAAGATAATTAAGAGTATTCTTTTTTCCTAAATATAGCCTTTGTGAATCAGAAAATTGATTTTCTTGTGCCGTTAAAAAATAGTCATTTAATTTTTCAACTTATTAAGAGAATGAGAAGAGAGCCTACCTTTACAAAATAAAGTTGTATTCGATATGATATTAAGAAGTCTACATGAGACAATAGGTTAAGTAGGGGTAATCTTTATCCACAAGTTAGCTAATAGATGGTCTAAACTTACCTTTAAAACAAGGGCAATCTTCATCATACATACCATTTTATAGAGGGTGGATGAGGCCAAGTATAGGAGCAATCTTGAAATGCTTATGATGTAAGATTGCATCCGTTATGTTTGTCATGTTTTCTATGTACGAGTTCGCGTTCGGAGAAGCGGGAATGCGGATGCCTTTTGCAAGCCTGTAATTCAGTGTTATTAATTGGTTGCAGTTGGCCCCCTTGCAGCTTCACCCCAATGCATTGGCCTTCCTTCGGGCTTTCGAGTTTGTTTGTAGCTACCCCGAGATTAGTCTTACtctatctttatttttgtttgtagCTACCCCAAGATTAGTCCTACTTTACcttattttttagggttttccaTCTCCAGCAGCAGGGTGGTGCTGAGGAGAGAAAAAGTTAGGTATCTTTCAAacagccgaagaagctgttcaGGATATATGCGGATTCTGTTAAGCATTTCAAAGACCAGTACTTCATAGTGAAGCCTCTTACCCCTGTCGCGGAGGCGACCCTATTCGAGTCTGTAGAGTACGAGGAGGATGGGGTGATGAAGATTGGTCTTCAATGCAAGTTCCCTTTGGAGTGGCAGTATGAGCATTTTGAAAGGGGGGACTGAAGTGTACATCTTCAAGGATGAGGATCTGAATGACCAAGATCGTGCCGCCTATCAGCGGCTGGTACAGTACATTCAAGGATTTAGGTTGGTGAGGTGTACGACTCCCGATCATAAACAAATATATGACGAACATGGGGCACCCATTTTCGCTCTTCGTTACATTAGTACGAAGGCGCTCCTCGAGTGTCGTTTAGACAATGAGGCCTTTCATTTGTTATGTATCAGATATATTTGATGTGTTGGTATGATTTTCTTGTTTTTGTGTTAATCACGTCTTGTTAGAGTAAAAATAATTTGAAGTCCTAATTGTTAAaggttgtgagatattggatcaaactctagtatggccgaagggtagcttcttggttcgacagggttaagcatgaagtcgaaggttgttcacatgcttgtgtcgaagatgctagggttgttagcatgttaaattaggttttagtgtttaaaccctaatttgttaagttagcttgtttattaagttggcttgtgtaatgggccttgtggaaaaagcccattagttagtatgttaggttttattataaatagcatactagtctctcatcattgctaagctgcaaatcctaatttggggtgagagaggttatttgttattcttgtaaacttgtaatcttgttttaagagaaagtaaaagaatagcagttataaccaatcttgtgttcctcttcttccttgtcctttattcttcccttgtattatactttgttcttggcattgaattcacaacaaattggtgcggtgagcgtggagaagatgccttcaacaaagtatgagactgaaaagttcaccggagtgaatgatttcggtctgtggcgcttgaagatgaaagccctactggttcagcagggttgtttggaagcgttgaagggagaggcagccatgaatgcagaattgacgacagcggagaagacgaatatgatcgagaaagcacacagcgcaattttgttgagccttggtgataaggttctccggcaggtatcaaaggagacgacggcatcagggttatgggcgaaacttgaaagtttgtatatgaccaaattgctggtaaatcgactctacctgaagcaggctttgtattcattcaagatggttgaagacaaagtgttggctgagcagttggatatgttcaacaagctgattcttgatcttgaaaatattgatgtaaagattgatgatgaagatcaagcgctgttactattgtgcgctttgcctcgatcacatgctcacttcaaagaaactctcttgtatggaagggagtctctgacctttgaagaacttcaatcagccctatattcaaaggacctgaacgaacgaaaggagcataaaccttcgactgttggtgaaggtttggccgttaaaggaaaattcttgcgaaagaatggtaagttcgacaagaagggcaaaagccagtcgaagtcttacagtggcaaagcatctggcattcgatgctatcattgtaagaaggagggtcacacaagaaaggtgtgccctgaacgcctgaaagatcatggaggtaaggataatggcaatgcaaccattattcaagatgatttcgaatcatctgatgttcttgtggtttcaagcagtgactcaagaagagagtggattatggattcaggttgcacttggcacatgactccaaacaaagacttgttcgaggaattatgtgatcaagatggtggatcagtattgctgggaaacaacaaggcttgcaagattgcaggtgttggatctgtgagattcaagctccatgatgagtcaataaggttgttgaccgaagtcaggtatgttcctaatttgaagagaaatcttctttctcttggtgaattcgacaagaaaggatatgttttccaaggagagaaaagtatcctaagagtcatgaaggggtcgaaggaagtcttgagaggcgtgaagaaacaaggcttgtatacccttgaggttgaagttgtaagtggttcgacaaatgttgtatccacgaaacctttgtcgaagacagaaatctggcacatgagattgggccatgtcagtgaaaggggtctggtcgaattagggaaacaaaatctgcttggtggagacaaagtcgaaaagctgaagttttgtgaaccttgtgtacttggaaaatcttgcagagtgaagttcaacaaaggcaaacaaagaacacatgaatcccttgattacatccatgatgatctttgggggcctgcaaggtgtccatcacattcaggagcaaggtattttctatccatagtagatgattattccagaaaattatgggtattcatccagaagactaaggatgaaacttttgagaatttcaaaagttggaagactctggttgaaaatcagactggcaggaaggtcaagaggttgagaaccgacaatggccttgaattttgcaatgaggcattcgacagtctttgtgttgcctctggtattgcaaggcacagaactactgcaggtactccatatcaaaatggtttggctgaaagatttaatcgaactattttggagagattcagatgcatgttgactagtgcggggttaaagaaggtgttctgggctgaggctgtttcgacagcaacatatctgataaacagatgtccttcgacagcgttagatatgaagacacctgaagaagtttggtcgggacatccaccagatctcgacaaactgagagtatttggttgcatagcctatgctcacattaggcaagacaaggtcgaacctagagctctgaaatgtatGTTcgtgggataccctgaaggagtcaaagcttataggctatggtgcctagagccaggtcacaggaggtgtatcaccagtcgagatgtagttttcaatgaagctgaaatggcttttaagaaaactgatgatgttggtcgaagtacaaaaacatctgacgaagagctggaacaggtagagattcctattgaggtggagcatgttgatgctaaattgcatatccctgatgaagtcgaagaagaagcagaagatgctgagaaagttgaggaaactgacgatgactacctattgtcgagagataggtcgagaagagtcataaaggcacctcagaggcttgggtatgcagatcttatagcttatgccttaatctctgcaagtgaggttctagacgaagaacctagagactacaaggaagttatgaggagtcgaaataagactgaatggctgaaggccatggatgatgagatgaaatctcttcatgataatcatacttgggaactgatcaagaaacctgttggggcaagtttagtcagctgtaaatggattttcaaagttaaggaaggaattgaaggagtgacgtcgaaaagatacaaggcaaggttagttgcaaggggtttcactcagaaagaaggtgtcgacttcaatgatgtgttttctcctgttgtgaagcataggtccattcgaatgttacttgccatggtagcacagttcgatcttgaactggaacagatggatgtgaagactgcgttcttgtatggtgatctagatgaaacgatcctgatgaagcaacctgaagggtatgtcgaaaaggggaaggaagattatgtgtgcaagttaaagagatctttgtatgggctaaaacaatctcctcgacagtggaataggagattcgataagttcatggcacgcataagtttcattagaagtctgttcgaccactgcgtttacttcagatttcgacctggtaattcattttttattttgttgctttatgtggatgatattctcatagcaagcaacaatgttgaagatgtgacgagggtgaaggctgaactcaataaagagttcgatatgaaggatctgagagctgcttccaggattcttggaattgacattcgaagagatagaaagaagtcgaagttatgcttatctcaagaggcatatctacagaagattctcgaaaagtttggtatgtcgaattcgaagccagttgtgactccaacaaaccctcaattcaagatgagtattgatcagtgtcccagtactgatgtcgaaagagcctatatgaatagcatcccatatgctaatatagttggttctttgatgtatgctatggtctgtactagacccgatatagcatacgcagtaagtcttgtaagcagatacatggcgaaccctggaaaggctcactggcaagcattgaagtggattttaaggtacataaatgggtctctgaatagagtcctaatttatggtggagccttgggtgaagatagtaaagcagtaatagaaggatatgtcgactctgattatgcaggttgtatggattccagaaaatctatttctggatatgttttcactatgtttggtactgcaattagttggaaagcaacacttcagaaggttgtttctctatcaaccactgaagcggagtatattgccctaactgaagctgtgaaagaagcattgtggcttgaaggttttgcgaaggagctgaaacttcaaggttgaggtatcactgttaaatgtgatagtcaaagtgcaatacacctgtcgaagaattcagcctatcatgagcgaactaagcacattgatgtgaggctgcatttcgtcagaggagtaatc
Encoded proteins:
- the LOC131656090 gene encoding uncharacterized protein LOC131656090, yielding MSVACGVECVLVFGCARWLWKRCTYIGSYDSATWPSATAVEFEPVPRVCRIILAIYEPDLKNPQHYQPANGYRLNPDWVVKRVSYLETEGHAPPYIIYVDHDNREIVMAVRGLNLAKESDYKLLLDNKLGRQMFDGGYVHHGLLKSAVWLLNKESETLKRLWEENGSEYGMVFAGHSLGSGVVSLLSILVVNHRERLGGIPKEKIRCYAIAPARCMSLNLAVKYANVIHSIVLQDDFLPRTATPLEDIFKSIFCLPCLLFLVCLRDTFIPEDRKLRDPRRLYAPGRMYHIVERKFCRCGRFPPEVRTAIPVDGRFEHIVLSCNTTADHAIIWIEREAEKALQLMKDQDSIKTVTVPPTVQKFERLKTIEKEHKDALERAVSLNVPHAVDTAEKEPSGNNEGEAASTSNGNKEAEAASSTESKPSGGRLNWEEVVEKLLKKNKTGDEHIEEDTNVPH